GCGACTGTCCGCATCAATCCGGATCACACGGTGACAGTCCTTGGTGATGCGACGGGCTCAGATGACAACGTCAGCAACGCCACAGCAGCAGGAGACAAGTCGTCAACGCTGTAACAGGCGATGCCATGACAGGCGGCAACGCGAAGAACCTTTTTGTCAGCGCGAGCTTACCGTCATTGTCGATGTGGGGAACTGCTGCTCGGTAAGCAGACAGGGTGGACGAGTGCATGATTGTGCGGCGCGGGTACAGCAGCAGCGGAGCGGGAATACATGTGGCGTGTTCACCCACTCATGTCATGGATGCGCAGCCTTATTGAGCCAGACTTACTGTGCTATTGAGTACAGGACAGGGGGTGCTGTCTTGGGGCAGGGTAAGCAGCCGTGGTGGTTATCACCGTGGTGGTTATCCGTGGCGCGAAGATCAGTATCTGTGAGATCTCTGCTGGTGCTTTTGCCCCTAGCACCTGCCCGTCGACGTTTCGTCGACCGCATGGGTTACCAAGACTCCCTGGTTTGTGTGATGCACTTTTCCCTGCTTTTTCGTTTGCTACCATGTCTTTCGTCGCGTTCCCAGCCTTCCCACAATCACAGGTAAGTCCCCCACCATGACGCATCACATCAACGACACACCTCCCACCTTCGACTGGGCAACGCTTGCTGACGGCGACTATTGGGATCGCACCTACCAGGGTGCGTCAACATCCTTCCCCACCAGTCGTGAAGCAGCAGCACAGCTCTACACGGCGATCAATAGCACGGGTTTCTACCAGCACATGGGCTATGTCATCGATCTTGCTGCATCCCCGGTGTTTACCCGTGATGCCGACTGGTGTGTGGCCACGTTCTCCCTGGTGTATCCCCTGTTAGCGCCCGGTGACTTTACTGACAAGCAGGCGAGCTTCACGACAGATTTGGATCTGGAACTGTGGAATTGTGGCCGTTTCAAAGGCTTCGGGGAGATCAGGTTTTCCGCCGATACCTCAGACAGTACGGCTTTAGCATGCAATCCGAAAGCGTTCTATCAGCGGGCTAGTCACCGCTATCCTTCCGACTTCGCTAAGACGTTAAGTACTGCCGAAGTCGAGCAACTGCCTTATCGCACCGTCAACACTACAAACAGCACAGCGCACACCAGTCCACAGTCACCGGCCACAGGGAGTAGTACCAGCTCCAGCAGCAGTAACACCAACGACAACTGCCGGGCGTATCATCTTCTCGTCCGGGATGAAGCGGGGATTACTGCCTTTGACCTGGCCGAAGACCCCGCAATAGGCAGCAGTGACCCGCATACACCCGCAGGACGCTTACGGCTCATCGCCGTTGAGCTCGTCGAGCATGCAAAAGCGATCAAAGCCAGCGAGACAACTGCCCATATTGATCGCTTCCTGACCATGCACTTCGTGCTAGAAGGGCCAAGCAACACCATCTTGGAACGGACTTCTGAAGCGCTGCACCGCCCCCGCAATGAACTGCGGCTTACTCCTTCAGCAGCGCGTGCACATTCGCGGTTTACCGACCAGGTGCCAGCACTGAAGCAACACACGAACAAGTACGATCACACGACAGTATCCGTGCTGCCCTACTTCGTGGAACTCACCCGCGAACTGCTCAACCTTCGCGATGGTTGCCCAACACCTCACCAGCACAACACCACAGCGAATACGCACGCTACTCGATCCGCTCCTGCCAGTGGTGATGTTACGCAGCGCACCACTGCAACCGGAAGCCTTTCCACTGCTCGTGAGCTGTTTCAGTTTCAGCTTTCCCGCGGCAACAACCTCGAATACAGCCAAATCATTGACGGTTCACCGCAAAGCCTCGACCCACCGCACCGGCAACCGATTGCCTATCGGATGGTGTGTGCCGTGCCGAATTGTCTCAACCTGGGGTTGCCACAACTGCTGGCATCCACTGACGGGAGTACACCGGTGGAATCTTGCGCACCGGAGATTGCGCTGGGGGCTTGGGGGTGGAAGCTTGCAACCGGTGCCGACCAGTATTTTGAGAACATTCCTGACATCACAGATGAAACCGGTTTTGGCCAAGTTGATACCAGATCACGCTTTTGGTCGGTGTACAGCGACCAGGCAGGTATCGCCTTTGTCCGCAAACCGTTACGCCCCGCAACGTTGCAATCAGGGGAGTGTGCACCACGGTGTAATGTCACCTCAGACCCGAAGAACTATATGCTCGTGGCGACAGTGTTTCTTGATCTTGCTTTGCTCGCTATCCGCAGCGAAATGGCTATTGCTGTCATGCAGCAGCAACTCGACTGCGATATGCTCACAAGTCACACGCTGACAAAAACTGTCGACAGCCACGACGTCAATAAGCTCGCAGTTGTGCTCGATAATCTGCAGCTGATTCACCAGAATCATCTCGCATTTCGCCGTGACCTGTGGTTCGAATCCATCCCCGGCCATCGCTTCGACTTCCTCGTCATGCAGGCGATGATCCGCAGCCGGGGAGTCAAAGCCGCGTATGAAGATTTCCAAAACGAACTCACCTTGCACAAAGAGATCCTCGAGACCGCTTTCCAACGCCAAAGTGACTTGCAGCATGCCGAGGAGCAACACACCCGGGAGAAGCAAAACCAGATCCTAGGTGTGGTGGCCACAGTCCTGGCAGTCCCAGCCTGGATCGAGCTCTCCGGGGCAAATTTCAGTGTCCCCACACTCGTTATCGGTGCACTGATCGCGGCACTCCTTGCAATGATCACCTGGAAGGGGCTCAATTTCCTCGCCCGAAACAAGTAACAACAGACGTCTAACCTGCAACCTTCCCAGCTGGTAGAAGCATCCGTCGGCTCGGCAGCAACGGAGCAAACAGCCCTAGTACATGGCCCGACAAGGCTTGCGTTACAAAGCAAGAAAAGCGGCTACAACCAGTACAAACTTCTGCCCTGCTCGAGGCCCATTCACCGGGAGTGAGCTTGGTATCCGCCTGTGCACCACGATGCCATCCCCATCTGAGGCACAGTGGTGCGCTGTGCTGTTGGCAGGTGTTTTCCTACGATGCGCGAACATTATCTCGTTGCGTGAACCTCCATGAAAATGCTTGCCGGCACATCAGGAATTTCTTAGTATGTTCCTATGAAAAAATTCAGTTACGCCCTACTCGCGGTTGCTACCGCTACTGCCATGTCCACCGCTGCTATCGTTCCTGCTAGTGCAGCAACTAGTAGCAGTGAGAAGAAGGTCACCGTCAACGGTAATGAATTCCCGTGCACGCTAGTCACCGATGACCAATCGGACTACGAGATGCTGAAAGAGCTCTCGGCAGGCCGAAAGTATTTCGAGGATGATTATAAGAACGCAGACGACGAAGAGAAGAAAAAGCTAGCAAAGCAATATCAGGTCGATGCTCGCATTCTGTCTTCCTGTGGCCAGCTTTCTAGCGCAACAGCAGTGACCTTAAGCAGCCCAGCAGCCTCAAGCGCTGGCAGCAACACCACCACTCTCATCGCGGTACTCGCAGTAGTGGCAGTACTTGGCGCTGGTGCAGTTGCCTCCAACCCAGCACTTGCTGCACAGCTCAACCTGCCACTGCCGCAGTAACATCATCCAGAGTGCATTAGTTGCACTGATCTGTTCTTCCAAAAGCAACAGCGCCTAGTGTGTACCGAGTTCCGCTCGGGTAACACCAGGCGCTGTTCGCATCCCACCATCAGCTCACCCTGGGTTATTACGCTGCTTATAACCTAGCGGCGGTTGCCCTGCGATACGGCTCTTAAACCTGGCTCAGGCCAGTGCGTTCGCACAAATATGTCGCTTCCCAGGGTGTAGTCTTCCCTCGGCTTAGCACCGGGGAGCCGTATTGCTTGCAGTAAGAAGATTACTACTATCTGTGACGTTCTGGTTAACACACAAGTTGCAATCTCGGCAGCCCTCCTGCCGACAGAGCGAAAGCGTAGGATTTCTAGGCATTAACGGATTCGGAAGGCTCAACCATTCGCTGCAGGGTTCACCGTTGGCAGGTTCACAGAATCGTCGGATACAGGTGGATACATTGCACCGTTCGCGGTGTTGCGCTGTTTCTAGCGGATTCTAGCTGCTGCTGACTCCTTCTAGCTGCTGTTGGTTCTTCGGCCACAACTGGCTGCTTTTGTTGGCTTTGGCTCCTGTACGTTGCGATTGGCTACTGTTGGCTGCTGTTGATGGTTGTTCAGCAGATCGCACTGGTTGCGGTGGTGTCAGGAATGGTGTTTTTTTTCGACATCCGTATCTGGTTCAAGTTCTTGTTCTGGTGTTAGTGCTGCACCAGTAACCATTCCTGCCGCAACCATTCCTGCTACTCGCAGCTGTGCCTGCCACCCGCGGTTGTACGAGCCCTGTCTGCTGTGCGCTTTCACCCGCTAAAAGCTTCGCGGACCTGGGGGAACTGGGAGACCTTGTTGGTGGAGCGCCCAGGGCCGTTGCTCTGGTGGGGCAAGCCGTAACGAGCCTGGCAGATCGGTGCGAATAAATACCCGGTCGGCATCGGTAATTGGCGGATAGGCTGCTGGTGGTGCAACCTGTGCCGGTGCCTGCTGTGGTGTTGGGGTGCACTGGGGCAACAGATTCACTAACAATCCGATATTGATTGCTGCGGCAGGTATGTGTGATGAGCCTGGTGGCAGACAGTGCAGGCGTGCCTGCACCACGGTCGGATCAACTCGTTCAAACGGGGCATACGCTTGAGCACTACCAAAAGCCGGTGCCTGTGCCGTCTGCTGTGCCTGCGGCGTCACTGTCCTTGTGCGAGGACGCTGATGTCCGGGCAGGGTATGCGCATTGCCGGGTAGTGCGCCAAGGCTTGCCAGATCATTTGTGAGTTGTTCTTTACTGCCGGCGGTGCGGGCAGCCACCACAAAATCTGGACCAATAGAGACCGATGCGTTGATACGCCCATCGTCGTCCCAGCCGAACTTGGTTGCCCAGGTGCCGGGAATCGTGGCTGTGCCATAGTCTTGGGGGTATCCGTCGGCTGCAATGGGTGTAGCTTGCGCCATCGCGTCAATAAGTGGGCGGGCTATGGGATCGTGTTGGATTGCTGCCACGAATCGAGCGACATCGTTAACACTGGTATTTCCCCACCCCCAGGTTGCACCCGCAGTCGTGTGCCGCAGCTGATAGCGGCGAATAGTCCACACAATTGCGCCCGGATATTTCCGATCAAGCCGATCGGCAATGGCATCATCACTCGTGCGAATCATCTGTGCGACAGCTGGCGCATCCGCCGGATCGCCCGCTGCTAGCACCGCATACCCTAAATACAGTTTCGCCAGTGACAAGGATGCCCCGGAAAGATCCCCCAAAGAGTTCGTCATCACACCGGTGCTGGTGTCGATCACGCTGACCTGGGTGCGTGCCGGTGGTGCTTGGGTGATTGTCAAAGCTTCCGCCGGAGTAGGGAAGGCACTGATGGAACCCACTGCGACAGCGACTGCCACGCCGAATGCGCTCACTGTACGCCGTACCGGCGAAGCATGGTGCTGAACTGTTGGCCGCAGGATCCCCCACCGACCATTTGAGGTGCTTCTCATTGTTCCTATTTTAGAGCGTATGACAGTGGCGCCGGGTACTGCCCTCGGCAGCCGCAGCAATCCCCGCCTGCCAGCTGTGCAAGAACCGTTCCCATCCTGCGGAGGAACTTGATCCTATTCAGGGAGCAGTCACACGCTGCTACCTGGATACCGCAACTGTTCGTCCGTAACGCAGGACGCTGTCCACTTCTGCACATTACGCCAGCCGCAGCTGGTTGCGCCCGGACTGGACTGTACCAAGGTGACATGGCGGCGAGTACATGGAGCACATGCGTTATCACTGGCGTTTTTCAGTGGTGCCGCTGCAGATGTCTGCAATGACCGTGGTGGCTACAGGGGGAAGAAATGACACCACCCGCAGCGCCCAGGATGGGCTGCTGCGGGTGGATGGCTGCGGGGGCGCGGAACGTGATTCCGCGGTCAGCGGCTGGATTGTTGCCGCCGGCCACAGCAGTTGTTGTGGTGGAACAAGAATTCGCTACCTGCCGGGGGTGCGGGTCGCGGCACTCTCCGCCGTAGCAGGCGGCACATCAGCGGCCGGATCAACATCTTCTTCGATAAAGGAATCAATCTCGAAACCGGAGCCTTCAGCAAGTTCCGCCCGGGAGATCCCACCCTTAGCGAAACGATTCACCAGCAGCGCAATCGCCCCGTCACCGGTGACGTTGCACGCAGTACCAAAGGAGTCGATCGCAATATAGGCGGCGATCATGAGTGCCTGCTGCTCCGGGGAGAATCCGAGCATCGAGTCCAGCAACCCGACAGCAGCCATAATCGCGCCACCCGGAACACCAGGGGCGGCAACCATCGTCACCCCAAGCATGAGAATAAACCCGAAGGCCAGCGCCGGGGAGAGCGCCATGTTATCCATCGACATGATCGCAAACGCAAACAGGCAGATCTTCATCATCGACCCGGCCAGGTGCGTGGTGGCACACAGCGGAATGGTAAACCCGGCAACTGAAGGAGCCACCCCGTTTTTCCGGGTGCACGCATAGGTCACTGGAATTGTGGCGGCTGATGAACTCGTGCCTAACGCAGTGCCGTAGGCCGGCACCATATTGACGAAGCTGCGCCACGGGTTCACCCCGGCGATAAGACCAGCCAACACGAATTGGATAAACAGCAACACGATGGTCATCACCACTGCGAGCAGCAGCACTTTACCGAAGGTGGCTAGGGTGTCGGTCAGGTTGCCGTTCATCCCCATGCCGAGGAACATGCCGAAGATATAGATCGGCAACAGCGGGATGATGAACTTGGTAATCACCCGCATAATGACCCGTTCCAGATCACGCACACCCGCATACAGCGTGTCGGATTTCACTGCGGTCATTGCCACGCCGAGCGTAAACGCCAACAGCAACGCGGTCATCACCCCGATTGGGGCAGGCATGTCGATGGTGAACAGCGGCGACAACGCCCCTTCATCAACATCTTTGGCCGTCTGTGTGGTTTCCCCGGCGAGCAGCCACGGATACACCGCCCAAGAGGAGACATATGCCAGCGCCCCAGAGAACACCGTCGACGCGTAGGCAATAGCAGTAGTCACG
The Corynebacterium choanae DNA segment above includes these coding regions:
- a CDS encoding dicarboxylate/amino acid:cation symporter; translation: MAAPQTKQRFTSSLLFKIIVAIILGIAGSFFLPEWFARIFITFNGLFGNFLGFFIPVLIFALITPAIAGIGRGAGKWLAVTTAIAYASTVFSGALAYVSSWAVYPWLLAGETTQTAKDVDEGALSPLFTIDMPAPIGVMTALLLAFTLGVAMTAVKSDTLYAGVRDLERVIMRVITKFIIPLLPIYIFGMFLGMGMNGNLTDTLATFGKVLLLAVVMTIVLLFIQFVLAGLIAGVNPWRSFVNMVPAYGTALGTSSSAATIPVTYACTRKNGVAPSVAGFTIPLCATTHLAGSMMKICLFAFAIMSMDNMALSPALAFGFILMLGVTMVAAPGVPGGAIMAAVGLLDSMLGFSPEQQALMIAAYIAIDSFGTACNVTGDGAIALLVNRFAKGGISRAELAEGSGFEIDSFIEEDVDPAADVPPATAESAATRTPGR